The following coding sequences are from one Hymenobacter sp. DG25A window:
- a CDS encoding family 16 glycosylhydrolase: protein MTPSPLSDWLSRSAILAAGLLLGACNSARPPQTTADASAAATSAKPRYSFKELAWQDEFNKPGLPDSTKWTYDVGGKGWGNHELQYYTKARLENARVENGNLIIEARREQLFPGNPYTSTRLVSRGGPGKGGSQTYGRFEIRAQLPAARGTWPAIWMLPDDWKYGDKSWPDNGEIDIMEYVGYRPGVVQASTHCHKYYFRTNNQKTDSVRVEDATTAFHVYALEWTPETITAFVDDKPYFTSTNEHTGWEAWPWDHPFHLLLNVAVGGDWGGKMGVDETAFPQRMLVDYVRFYRLKAN, encoded by the coding sequence ATGACTCCTTCTCCGCTTTCTGACTGGCTTTCGCGCTCCGCGATACTGGCTGCCGGCCTCCTGCTGGGGGCCTGCAACTCGGCCCGCCCCCCGCAAACCACCGCCGATGCCTCTGCTGCGGCTACCTCTGCCAAGCCACGCTACAGCTTTAAGGAGCTGGCCTGGCAGGATGAGTTCAACAAGCCCGGCCTGCCTGATTCCACCAAATGGACTTACGATGTAGGCGGCAAGGGCTGGGGTAACCACGAGCTGCAGTACTATACCAAAGCCCGCCTGGAAAACGCCCGCGTAGAAAACGGCAACCTCATTATTGAGGCCCGGCGCGAGCAGCTCTTTCCCGGCAACCCGTACACCTCCACGCGGCTGGTGTCGCGCGGTGGCCCGGGCAAGGGGGGAAGCCAGACGTATGGCCGCTTTGAGATACGTGCCCAGCTGCCCGCTGCGCGCGGCACCTGGCCCGCCATCTGGATGCTGCCCGACGACTGGAAGTACGGCGACAAAAGCTGGCCCGATAACGGCGAGATTGACATTATGGAGTACGTAGGCTACCGCCCCGGCGTGGTGCAGGCCTCTACGCACTGCCACAAATACTACTTCCGCACCAATAACCAGAAAACCGATTCCGTTCGGGTGGAAGATGCTACTACGGCCTTTCACGTGTACGCCCTGGAGTGGACGCCCGAAACCATCACGGCTTTCGTGGATGACAAGCCCTACTTCACCAGCACCAACGAGCACACGGGCTGGGAAGCCTGGCCCTGGGACCACCCGTTCCATTTGCTGCTGAATGTGGCCGTGGGCGGCGACTGGGGTGGCAAGATGGGGGTGGATGAAACCGCCTTTCCCCAGCGGATGCTGGTGGATTATGTTCGGTTTTATCGGCTGAAAGCCAATTAA